The Pocillopora verrucosa isolate sample1 chromosome 2, ASM3666991v2, whole genome shotgun sequence genome has a segment encoding these proteins:
- the LOC131790621 gene encoding uncharacterized protein — translation MGSGVSKNSRNLNVVPRQPQMDMAVDRPLTSDLKPKVVQNRPAQDHRHTSSVNKEHTNEEQSERISLDEWEVLLKYTHSFPELQDDLQTMLTPLQGLRKAVDDKSKGHIIQYSKLIKVLKELFNKSCSTPSAGTNDVEKYNTFMEFIIEVEGATVLHNFMKNCFKDYYTDGTDDESETSDQEETFTCLYLAMSTIHNFADFHDGFCLASAQDGVVLTCMENIERIDQENDDWQSEDEEYEIIQILEGFTGILYNISRRLRDRQWFANSDETLLYFAKVQVTSIAVSALLCLAYLVNEETNHLISADEDLLRFITTMLDEAWEGEDRRSNGFSAKELAEGLSHLAINDNNKKILGSEGAIRVLTSTLETSNDDEEQASAAKALWMLAFDDSNKDIIREGDGTVDILRKLHHSQNAEVQKVAAGALWEIEGKTARDKAEKMKEGSGNHVMISYQWDAQEVLVQVKNQLQANGYRVWMDLEQMGGSTLETMAKAVENAAVVLICVSQRYKESPNCRSEAEYAYQLRKDIIPLMMQKNYKADGWLGMLLGTKMWIDFQSKYTIDSGVTKLVKELAGRGKDVDHTDGPLEAVIRTTEVTTLTKQPSGPDVAGWTNEDVKRWLKKIGLAQVCDKDMAEFTGQTLIELQELRGECPDYFYKCLEHTLQLKNMFHVLKFRKELDKLLGN, via the coding sequence ATGGGTTCTGGTGTATCAAAGAATTCAAGAAATCTTAATGTAGTACCTCGACAACCTCAAATGGACATGGCTGTGGACAGACCGCTGACATCTGATTTGAAGCCCAAAGTTGTTCAAAACCGGCCTGCACAAGATCATCGCCATACGTCAAGTGTAAACAAGGAGCACACGAACGAAGAACAAAGTGAGAGGATTTCACTGGATGAGTGGGAAGTCTTACTTAAATACACGCACAGCTTCCCAGAACTACAAGATGACCTTCAAACGATGTTAACCCCTCTACAAGGTTTGAGAAAAGCCGTAGACGACAAATCCAAGGGACATATAATTCAATATTCTAAGCTGATAAAAGTACTCAAAGAGTTGTTTAACAAAAGTTGCAGCACACCGTCGGCAGGGACGAACGACGTCGAAAAATACAATACATTTATGGAGTTTATAATTGAAGTCGAAGGAGCAACAGTGCTGCATAACTTCATGAAAAACTGTTTCAAAGATTACTATACTGATGGAACAGACGACGAATCGGAGACAAGTGACCAAGAGGAGACTTTTACTTGCCTTTATCTCGCAATGTCAACAATACACAACTTTGCTGATTTCCATGATGGTTTTTGCTTGGCGAGCGCTCAAGATGGAGTTGTACTCACTTGCATGGAGAATATAGAGAGGATCGATCAAGAAAATGACGACTGGCAAAGCGAAGATGAAGAATATGAAATAATACAAATACTAGAAGGGTTCACCGGGATTTTGTACAACATTTCTCGACGGCTAAGAGATCGCCAATGGTTTGCTAACAGTGACGAGACTTTACTCTATTTTGCAAAGGTTCAAGTGACTAGTATCGCTGTCTCGGCCTTGTTGTGCCTGGCGTACCTTGTTAATGAAGAAACTAATCATTTAATCTCCGCCGACGAAGACTTGCTTCGCTTCATTACAACAATGTTAGACGAAGCTTGGGAAGGAGAAGACCGTCGAAGCAACGGATTCTCCGCTAAGGAACTTGCAGAAGGACTCAGTCATTTGGCAATTAACGACAACAATAAGAAAATTCTTGGAAGCGAAGGGGCAATAAGAGTCTTAACGTCAACACTCGAGACCTCGAACGACGACGAGGAACAAGCGAGTGCCGCCAAGGCATTATGGATGCTGGCTTTCGACGACTCTAACAAGGATATCATTCGAGAGGGAGATGGAACCGTGGACATCTTACGCAAATTACACCACAGTCAAAACGCTGAAGTGCAAAAGGTAGCCGCTGGAGCATTGTGGGAGATTGAAGGAAAGACAGCAAGAGATAAAGCCGAAAAGATGAAAGAGGGGTCTGGAAACCACGTGATGATTAGCTACCAATGGGATGCTCAGGAAGTCTTGGTTCAAGTCAAAAATCAACTTCAGGCAAATGGATACAGAGTGTGGATGGATCTGGAGCAAATGGGTGGGTCCACATTAGAGACAATGGCCAAAGCTGTCGAGAATGCTGCTGTTGTACTGATTTGCGTGTCACAAAGATACAAAGAAAGTCCCAACTGTCGTTCAGAGGCCGAGTATGCCTACCAGCTAAGAAAAGACATCATTCCTTTGATGATGCAGAAAAATTACAAAGCAGATGGCTGGCTAGGAATGCTGTTGGGAACGAAAATGTGGATTGACTTTCAGAGTAAGTATACCATCGATTCTGGTGTGACAAAACTGGTCAAAGAATTAGCGGGAAGAGGAAAAGATGTGGATCACACAGACGGTCCCCTAGAGGCGGTGATTAGAACAACCGAGGTCACTACTCTAACAAAACAGCCCTCTGGTCCAGATGTAGCCGGATGGACAAATGAGGACGTGAAGAGATGGCTGAAGAAAATTGGATTGGCACAGGTGTGTGACAAAGACATGGCTGAATTCACAGGACAAACATTGATTGAACTTCAAGAGCTCCGAGGAGAATGCCCAGATTATTTTTACAAGTGTCTCGAGCACACACTTCAgcttaaaaacatgtttcatgtTCTCAAGTTCAGAAAGGAGTTAGACAAACTGCTGGGAAATTAA